A stretch of the Papaver somniferum cultivar HN1 chromosome 6, ASM357369v1, whole genome shotgun sequence genome encodes the following:
- the LOC113289544 gene encoding eukaryotic translation initiation factor 5B-like gives MGKKKPSNRDDENPSVPQGGASKSKKKKHVIEDDEYSIGTELSEEPQKNEEESVAIVGKKKGKKGEAKAAKLKEEDEGKVSEQDEDDVPAIVFTGKKKSKSKKTVSGFSSSAFDLLNEDNIDDDEEPSVDGDNEKDSVKKDGDEEPPVIAFTGKKKSSKSSKKGNSSLFASSSFDILDEGDAETKEESKLDEEDEPVISFTGKKKSSKSSKKSSNLFSAALLDEDDNTTNSLGDDAIVEDEDVPAITFSGKKKSSKSKKNNGSLVNELSSSAGIGEDNTETEQHSLKDDTREADVKASVKLSDVPPAETSKSKKKKKKSGRTAQEEDDLDKILAELGEAPAIPKPTAPLPIEENVKVQPEPVGSVDATGEEKEAEADTGESAAAKKKKKKKEKEKEKKAAAASAVESKQEETKSKKPDKKLPKHVIEMQEALQRRKELEERMRREEEEKERREEEERLRQEELEKQAEEAKRRKKEKEKEKMLKKKQEGKLLTAKQKEEARRLEIMRNQFLAKGVLPPSEGGAATKRPKYQTKKSKPAPAKANEASTSNSVDNSGMKEDKVEVVNEIDAVEVKDIGEVDSTVADTAKEVEVKHENEDKASEEEEVEEDWDAKIWDDADVQIPVKSAFDEEVDDEIEPVAVVMKETKRPTSPDSGATEKPSTASGKGVPEPLKSEDDNSDDDNGPSVDVVDKNRRKDAAAKREARTKEALSKRSEDNLRSPICCIMGHVDTGKTKLLDCIRGTNVQEGEAGGITQQIGATYFPAENIRERTRELKADAKLRVPGLLVIDTPGHESFTNLRSRGSGLCDIAILVVDIMHGLEPQTIESLNLLKMRNTEFIVALNKVDRLYGWKTCKNAPIVKAMKMQSKDVQMEFQSRLTQIITEFKEQGLNSELYYKNKEMGETYSIVPTSAISGEGIPDMLLLLVQWTQKTMVEKLMFTNEIQCTVLEVKVIEGLGTTIDVVLVNGVLHEGDQIVVCGMQGPIVTTIRALLTPHPMKELRIKGSYVHHKELKAAQGVKITAQGLEHAIAGTGLYVVGPDDDVEDIKEATMQDMKTVMSRIDKSGEGVCVQASTLGSLEALLEFLKSPAVNIPVSGISIGPVHKRDVMRASVMLERKKEYATILAFDVKVTPEARELAEESGVKIFIADIIYHLFDQFKAYIDNLKEEKKKDAAEEAVFPCLLQIMPNCVFNKKDPIVLGVDILEGILKIGTPICIPSRDFIDIGRIASIEINHKQVDTAKKGQKVAIKIASGNPEEQQKMFGRHFEMEDELVSHITRKSIDILKANYREDLSIDEWRLVVKLKRLFDIQ, from the exons ATGGGGAAAAAGAAGCCTTCGAACCGTGACGACGAGAACCCTTCTGTACCACAGGGTGGAGCCTCTAAATCTAAGAAAAAAAAGCATGTCATAGAAGATGACGAGTATTCTATTGGTACAGAGTTGTCTGAGGAGCCtcagaaaaatgaagaagaatccGTGGCGATTGTaggaaagaagaaaggaaaaaaaggagAAGCCAAGGCAGCaaagcttaaagaagaagatgaaggcaAAGTTTCTgaacaagatgaagatgatgttccTGCAATTGTTTTTACTGGTAAAAAGAAGTCAAAATCCAAGAAGACTGTTAGCGGTTTTAGCTCCTCGGCTTTTGATCTCCTCAACGAAGACAatatagatgatgatgaagaaccttCTGTAGATGGTGACAATGAGAAGGATAGTGTGAAAAAGGATGGTGATGAAGAACCTCCTGTAATTGCTTTCACTGGCAAAAAGAAGTCTTCAAAATCTTCTAAAAAGGGGAACAGTAGCTTGTTTGCCTCATCTAGTTTTGATATCCTAGATGAAGGGGACGCCGAGACTAAAGAAGAAAGTAAACTAGACGAGGAAGATGAGCCTGTGATTTCTTTCACTGGTAAGAAGAAGTCTTCGAAATCATCAAAGAAGAGCAGcaacttattttcagcagcactCCTCGATGAAGATGACAACACCACTAATAGTTTAGGTGATGATGCCATTGTGGAAGACGAAGATGTCCCAGCTATTACTTTTTCTGGTAAGAAGAAGTCTTCGAAGTCCAAGAAGAACAATGGGTCATTAGTAAATGAACTCAGCTCCAGTGCTGGCATTGGAGAAGATAATACTGAAACGGAGCAGCATTCCCTTAAAGATGATACACGTGAAGCTGATGTCAAAGCTAGTGTTAAATTAAGTGATGTGCCCCCTGCTGAGACCTCCaaaagtaaaaagaagaaaaaaaagagtggAAGAACTGCCCAGGAGGAAGATGACCTGGACAAAATTCTTGCTGAGCTCGGTGAGGCTCCCGCTATTCCAAAACCTACTGCTCCTCTTCCGATAGAAGAAAATGTTAAAGTTCAGCCTGAGCCAGTTGGCTCAGTTGATGCTACAGGTGAGGAGAAGGAAGCAGAGGCAGATACTGGGGAATCTGcagcagcaaagaagaagaaaaaaaagaaggagaaggaaaaggagAAGAAGGCAGCTGCTGCATCTGCAGTCGAATCAAAACAGGAGGAAACAAAGAGTAAAAAGCCTGATAAGAAGCTCCCAAAGCATGTTATAGAAATGCAGGAGGCTTTGCAAAGGCGCAAAGAACTTGAAGAGAGAATGAGGAGggaagaggaagagaaagaaAGGAGGGAGGAAGAAGAGCGCCTCAGACAAGAGGAACTCGAGAAACAAGCAGAAGAAGCCAAGcgaaggaaaaaggaaaaagaaaaagagaagatgcTGAAGAAAAAACAAGAGGGGAAGCTTTTAACTGCTAAGCAGAAAGAAGAAGCTCGTCGACTTGAAATAATGAGAAATCAGTTTCTTGCAAAGGGTGTACTTCCTCCATCAGAAGGTGGCGCTGCTACAAAGAGGCCAAAATACCAAACAAAGAAGTCTAAGCCAGCTCCTGCGAAAGCAAATGAGGCGTCTACTTCAAACAGTGTGGACAACTCAGGGATGAAGGAAGACAAGGTGGAAGTTGTCAATGAAATTGATGCAGTCGAAGTGAAGGATATTGGAGAAGTAGACTCAACTGTGGCTGATACTGCCAAAGAAGTGGAAGTTAAGCATGAGAATGAAGATAAAGCATCTGAAGAAGAGGAAGTGGAAGAGGATTGGGACGCTAAGATCTGGGATGATGCTGATGTCCAAATCCCAGTCAAGAGTGCATTTGATGAAGAGGTCGATGATGAAATTGAGCCCGTGGCTGTGGTGATGAAAGAAACCAAGCGTCCTACATCACCAGATTCTGGTGCCACAGAGAAACCATCTACTGCTTCTGGTAAAGGTgttcctgaacccttaaaatccGAAGATGATAATAGTGATGACGACAATGGTCCATCAGTTGATGTTGTGGACAAGAATAGGAGGAAGGATGCCGCAGCTAAACGCGAAGCACGGACTAAGGAGGCACTTTCGAAAAGGAGTGAAGATAATCTACGTTCTCCAATATGCTGTATTATGGGACATGTTGATACTGGTAAAACAAAGCTACTAGATTGCATCCGAGGAACTAATGTCCAGGAAGGCGAGGCTGGAGGAATTACACAGCAAATTGGGGCTACCTATTTTCCTGCCGAGAACATAAGAGAGAGAACGCGGGAGTTAAAAGCAGATGCGAAGTTGAGGGTCCCTGGTCTTTTGGTTATTGATACGCCAGGACACGAATCCTTTACGAACTTGCGTTCACGAGGGTCTGGTttgtgtgatattgcaatattggTTGTTGACATCATGCACGGATTGGAACCACAGACTATTGAATCCCTGAATCTTCTGAAAATGCGGAACACAGAGTTCATAGTTGCACTGAACAAG GTCGACAGATTATATGGTTGGAAAACTTGCAAGAATGCGCCAATTGTCAAAGCTATGAAGATGCAATCTAAGGATGTGCAGATGGAATTCCAATCGAGGCTCACACAG atcataacGGAGTTTAAGGAGCAGGGTCTGAATTCCGAGTTGTactacaaaaataaagaaatgggAGAAACCTATAGTATTGTTCCAACAAGTGCAATCAG TGGTGAAGGAATTCCGGATATGCTGTTATTATTGGTTCAGTGGACTCAGAAAACTATGGTGGAGAAACTTATGTTTACCAATGAAATTCAG TGCACAGTGTTGGAGGTTAAGGTTATTGAAGGTCTGGGGACAACTATTGATGTTGTACTAGTAAATGGGGTGCTTCACGAGGGTGATCAAATTGTGGTTTGTGGCATGCAG GGACCGATTGTTACTACTATACGTGCATTACTCACACCTCATCCAATGAAGGAGTTAAGGATAAAG GGATCTTACGTCCATCACAAAGAACTCAAAGCAGCACAGGGTGTGAAAATCACCGCTCAG GGCCTTGAGCATGCTATTGCAGGCACTGGTCTGTACGTGGTGGGTCCTGATGACGATGTGGAAGACATCAAAGAAGCAACAATGCAGGACATGAAGACCGTCATGAGCAGGATAGACAAGAGTGGGGAAGGTGTTTGTGTTCAAGCGTCGACCCTTGGATCATTGGAGGCGTTGCTGGAATTTTTGAAGAGTCCAGCTGTCAATATACCTGTCAGTGGTATAAGTATAGGTCCGGTACACAAGAGAGATGTCATGAGGGCTAGTGTCATGCTTGAGAGGAAGAAGGAATATGCCACCATCTTGGCATTTGATGTCAAAGTGACACCCGAAGCTCGCGAGCTTGCAGAAGAGAGCGGTGTAAAAATATTCATTGCTGATATCATTTATCACTTGTTTGATCAGTTCAAAGCTTATATTGACAATCTtaaggaagaaaagaagaaagatgctgccgaggaagctgtttttccttGTCTTCTCCAGATTATGCCGAATTGTGTTTTTAACAAGAAGGACCCAATTGTTTTGGGCGTGGATATTCTGGAAGGCATCCTTAAG ATTGGCACTCCGATCTGCATTCCATCAAGGGATTTTATTGATATTGGCCGGATAGCGTCTATAGAAATTAACCACAAGCAAGTTGATACTGCCAAGAAAGGGCAGAAGGTTGCCATAAAG ATAGCTAGCGGCAATCCTGAGGAGCAGCAGAAGATGTTCGGCAGGCATTTTGAAATGGAGGATGAGCTTGTTAGCCACATAACCAGAAAGTCCATAGATATTTTGAAAGCCAACTATCGG GAAGATCTGTCTATTGATGAATGGAGATTGGTTGTGAAACTTAAAAGGCTCTTCGACATACAATAG